Proteins encoded together in one Deinococcus irradiatisoli window:
- a CDS encoding sigma-E factor regulatory protein RseB domain-containing protein gives MVRPGASLGTALLAGLLVSVAGAQPGASEMLTSALNKAARYTVRGEASVTVTFPPRDPPTRTAQALPPLKVFPALLTRNFEITLGAPDTVAGRAAQVVTLKPKAGAAAAWRLWIDREWNVPLAYEERGVDGVVARRAELVRADKLQKRAADVAQTLALPPLPGLAQALKKALPGLSLPPGFQAVGVGQRPAGPQVILSDGINVLALVLAQKGVKAAPGVASRRIGGGYVWLVGNLDTPTLQAALNSVKKRDLGPLGTFLPPGDSHP, from the coding sequence GTGGTGAGGCCCGGCGCTTCCCTGGGCACGGCGCTGCTCGCGGGCCTGCTCGTCTCGGTGGCGGGGGCGCAGCCGGGTGCGTCTGAAATGCTGACCAGCGCCCTGAACAAGGCCGCTCGCTACACCGTGCGCGGCGAGGCCAGCGTCACGGTGACGTTTCCGCCGCGCGACCCGCCCACCCGCACGGCCCAGGCGCTGCCGCCGCTCAAGGTGTTTCCTGCCTTGCTGACGCGCAATTTCGAGATCACGCTGGGCGCGCCGGACACGGTGGCGGGGCGGGCGGCGCAGGTGGTGACCTTGAAGCCGAAAGCCGGCGCGGCGGCGGCGTGGCGGCTGTGGATCGACCGCGAGTGGAACGTGCCGCTGGCCTACGAGGAGCGCGGCGTGGACGGGGTGGTGGCGCGGCGGGCCGAACTGGTGCGCGCCGACAAACTGCAAAAACGCGCTGCCGACGTGGCCCAGACCCTGGCCCTGCCGCCGCTGCCGGGGCTGGCGCAGGCGCTCAAAAAAGCGCTGCCGGGCCTGAGCCTGCCGCCGGGCTTTCAGGCGGTCGGCGTGGGGCAGCGCCCGGCCGGGCCGCAGGTGATCCTGAGCGACGGCATCAACGTGCTGGCCCTGGTGCTGGCCCAGAAAGGCGTCAAGGCCGCCCCGGGCGTGGCCTCGCGCCGCATCGGCGGCGGGTATGTGTGGCTGGTTGGCAACCTCGACACGCCGACGCTGCAAGCGGCGCTCAATTCGGTGAAAAAGCGCGACCTCGGTCCTCTGGGAACTTTTCTGCCGCCCGGCGACTCTCATCCCTAG
- a CDS encoding RNA polymerase sigma factor: MTDHTDEQLIALFRRQGHVPSAVSPEAAFETLLRRHAPWVHRLAASVVGPGSADDVVQEVFMSVHAHLATFRGEARFSTWLHRITLNACSAALRKKRPDSLELLPEPVARHDPVHAGERAQLREVLAWAMQQLPEDQREAVALRELMELDYAEIAEVLGVELGTVKSRISRGRAALRELLSTRWDVPQPQGVKT; this comes from the coding sequence ATGACCGACCACACCGACGAACAACTCATCGCGCTCTTTCGCCGCCAGGGGCACGTTCCGAGTGCCGTGTCGCCGGAAGCGGCCTTCGAAACGCTGCTGCGAAGGCACGCGCCCTGGGTGCACCGGCTGGCCGCCAGCGTGGTGGGGCCGGGCAGCGCCGACGACGTGGTGCAGGAGGTGTTCATGAGCGTGCACGCCCACCTCGCGACCTTCCGGGGCGAGGCCAGATTCTCGACCTGGCTGCACCGCATCACCCTCAACGCCTGCTCGGCGGCCCTGCGAAAAAAGCGCCCGGATTCGCTGGAATTGCTGCCGGAGCCGGTTGCCCGGCACGATCCGGTCCACGCCGGAGAGCGCGCCCAGCTGCGCGAGGTGCTGGCGTGGGCCATGCAGCAGCTGCCCGAAGACCAGCGGGAAGCGGTGGCGCTGCGCGAGCTGATGGAGCTCGACTACGCCGAGATCGCTGAAGTGCTGGGGGTGGAACTCGGCACCGTCAAATCCAGAATCAGCCGGGGCCGCGCCGCCCTGCGGGAGCTGCTCAGCACCCGCTGGGACGTGCCGCAGCCGCAAGGAGTCAAGACATGA
- a CDS encoding APH(3') family aminoglycoside O-phosphotransferase, with translation MSLNLPPELRRVLPAARWEDVSGESGAQVWQSQKYIVKVHDLARVAAGQLESLRAEQLRWRWLAGRLPAARVVGYASDAHREYLATTRLPGLPMHHPDALLHARRNADLLARALRELHALPIRDCPFSMSLAVRLRQARERVLAGAVDPQEFSEARRHLTPEQLLGWLVRNRQNEDLAVTHGDACLPNVLVSGEYVEGFVDVGRLGLADRHTDLALACRSLRRNCGDEMAEQFLDTYGRERVDPAKLEYYQTLDELF, from the coding sequence GTGAGCTTGAACCTGCCACCCGAACTGCGCCGAGTGCTGCCCGCCGCCCGCTGGGAAGACGTGTCGGGCGAGTCTGGGGCGCAGGTGTGGCAAAGCCAGAAGTACATCGTCAAGGTGCACGACCTGGCCCGGGTCGCCGCCGGGCAGCTCGAGAGCCTGCGCGCCGAGCAGCTCAGATGGCGCTGGCTGGCCGGCAGGCTGCCCGCCGCGCGGGTCGTCGGCTACGCCAGCGACGCGCACCGCGAGTACCTGGCGACCACCCGGCTGCCGGGCCTGCCGATGCACCACCCTGACGCCCTGCTGCACGCCCGGCGCAACGCCGATTTGCTGGCGCGGGCGCTGCGCGAACTGCACGCCCTGCCGATCCGCGACTGCCCCTTCAGCATGAGCCTGGCGGTGCGGCTGCGGCAGGCCCGCGAACGGGTGCTGGCCGGCGCGGTCGATCCGCAGGAGTTTTCCGAAGCGCGCCGGCACCTCACGCCCGAGCAGCTGCTGGGCTGGCTGGTCAGAAACCGTCAGAACGAGGACCTGGCGGTGACGCACGGCGACGCCTGCCTGCCCAACGTCTTGGTGTCGGGTGAGTACGTCGAGGGCTTCGTGGACGTGGGCCGCCTGGGCCTTGCCGACCGCCACACCGATCTGGCGCTGGCCTGCCGCAGCCTGCGGCGCAACTGCGGCGACGAAATGGCCGAGCAGTTTCTCGATACCTACGGACGCGAACGGGTCGATCCGGCCAAACTGGAGTATTACCAGACGCTCGACGAACTGTTCTGA
- a CDS encoding S8 family peptidase yields the protein MKRSVLLLGAALSLAAASTASAGRLSPSLLAKARANDNTPIGVIVRFSVANNAQGRELFKNLRLQLQASLAKLGPAAGFVNEALKKNGVQLWLDQSIYLKLSPVQARVLASLPIVDEIFENFKVNLPKAVALSAASAPVGPPYHLQAIGAVQTRNAGLKGQGIRIGHLDTGIDPNSPEYQGKILNYAEFNGDGDKIQSSPHDSAQHGTHTAGLLVGNTVGVAPDAKLISALVLPNGEGTFAQVIAGMQWVLDPDNNADTNDGANVVSMSLGLPGTYQEFVVPVKNMLKAGVVPVFAIGNFGPTAGSTGSPGNIPDVIGVGAVDQQGQVASFSSRGPVAWTGAYNGTFVKPDVAAPGVAITSSFPGGGYGSLSGSSQAAPITAGAVAVMLGAKPGSSVDTIKNALYQSASNNGQKNNNTGYGVINLPAALQKLGVSVSASAPTPAPTPAPTPTPAPAPKPTPAPTPAPTPTPAPTPTPAPTPKPTPAPTPTPAPAPTPTPPANTVVPPVGYTFCAPEGGECNFSGERQAAFGANGRYLSGTATDGFKCTVAEWGSDPVPGTTKACFLKPATTPAPAPAPKPTPAPTPAPTPTPAPAPSTSGKKPTVLLVDDDMGQGADVTAALRDPIKANAATNGAFRWDVQTQGAVPLAEMKKYDIVLWLTGEQYDNTITAADQQNLQQFLADGGNLIVSGQDIGYDIGETNFYRGVLKTQFVADSSGTTKLVTSGVLGNTTYTLNADGSAKNQVYPDVIADISGAVVAGTWGNVGATAGSIQAQSVGADSNKARAEAKGNDPRGLIDPPTTSSRRQMIAQGASGKAVQQPAVRAQSAGQDAGAIVLNDGGRYRTATLGFGLEGLTPAARTALVKALFGWLMR from the coding sequence ATGAAACGTTCCGTACTGCTGCTGGGCGCGGCGCTCAGTCTGGCCGCCGCCAGCACCGCCTCGGCCGGCCGGCTCTCGCCGTCGCTGCTCGCTAAAGCCAGGGCCAACGACAACACCCCCATCGGCGTCATCGTGCGCTTCAGTGTCGCCAACAACGCCCAGGGCCGCGAACTGTTCAAGAACCTGCGTTTGCAACTCCAGGCCAGCCTCGCCAAGCTCGGCCCCGCCGCCGGCTTCGTCAACGAGGCGCTCAAGAAGAACGGCGTGCAGTTGTGGCTGGACCAGTCGATCTACCTCAAGCTCTCCCCCGTTCAGGCCCGCGTCCTCGCCAGCCTGCCGATCGTCGACGAGATCTTCGAGAACTTCAAGGTCAACCTCCCCAAGGCGGTGGCCCTCAGTGCGGCCAGTGCCCCGGTCGGCCCGCCCTACCACCTGCAGGCCATCGGCGCGGTGCAGACCCGCAACGCCGGCCTCAAGGGTCAGGGCATCCGGATCGGCCACCTCGACACCGGTATCGATCCCAACTCGCCGGAATACCAGGGCAAGATCCTCAACTACGCCGAATTCAATGGGGACGGGGACAAGATCCAGAGCAGTCCGCACGACAGCGCGCAGCACGGGACGCACACGGCTGGGTTGCTGGTGGGCAACACCGTCGGGGTGGCTCCCGATGCCAAACTCATCAGCGCCCTGGTCCTGCCCAATGGCGAAGGCACCTTCGCTCAGGTGATCGCCGGGATGCAGTGGGTGCTCGACCCCGACAACAACGCCGACACCAACGACGGCGCCAACGTCGTCAGCATGAGTCTGGGTCTACCAGGGACGTATCAGGAGTTCGTGGTGCCGGTCAAGAACATGCTCAAGGCCGGGGTGGTACCGGTGTTCGCTATCGGCAACTTCGGTCCCACCGCCGGCAGCACCGGCAGTCCCGGCAACATCCCCGATGTCATCGGCGTCGGGGCGGTGGATCAGCAGGGCCAGGTCGCTTCGTTCAGCAGCCGCGGTCCCGTGGCCTGGACCGGGGCGTACAACGGGACGTTCGTCAAGCCGGATGTGGCGGCACCGGGGGTGGCGATCACCAGCAGCTTCCCGGGCGGGGGGTACGGCTCGCTGTCGGGGTCGTCGCAGGCCGCGCCGATCACGGCGGGGGCGGTGGCGGTGATGCTGGGCGCCAAACCCGGCAGCAGCGTGGACACCATCAAGAACGCCCTCTATCAGAGCGCCTCCAACAACGGCCAGAAAAACAACAACACCGGCTACGGTGTGATCAACCTTCCCGCCGCCCTTCAGAAACTCGGCGTGAGTGTCTCGGCCTCGGCTCCAACTCCGGCGCCCACCCCAGCACCGACGCCGACCCCTGCACCCGCGCCCAAGCCGACGCCGGCCCCGACGCCCGCGCCCACTCCGACACCAGCACCGACGCCGACCCCTGCACCCACGCCGAAGCCGACGCCGGCCCCGACGCCCACGCCTGCCCCAGCCCCCACGCCAACGCCGCCGGCCAACACCGTGGTGCCGCCGGTGGGCTACACCTTCTGCGCGCCGGAAGGCGGCGAGTGCAACTTCAGCGGTGAGCGTCAGGCCGCCTTCGGCGCCAACGGACGCTACCTCTCCGGCACCGCCACCGACGGCTTCAAGTGCACCGTGGCCGAGTGGGGCTCGGATCCGGTGCCCGGCACCACCAAAGCCTGCTTCCTGAAGCCGGCCACGACGCCCGCGCCCGCCCCGGCCCCCAAACCCACTCCCGCACCGACGCCTGCTCCCACCCCGACCCCCGCGCCGGCACCTTCCACTTCCGGGAAGAAACCCACCGTTCTGCTGGTGGACGACGACATGGGCCAGGGTGCCGATGTGACGGCGGCGCTGCGCGACCCGATCAAGGCCAATGCCGCGACCAATGGCGCGTTCCGCTGGGACGTGCAGACCCAGGGCGCCGTGCCGCTGGCCGAGATGAAGAAGTACGACATCGTGCTGTGGCTCACCGGTGAGCAGTACGACAACACCATCACCGCCGCCGACCAGCAGAACCTGCAGCAGTTCCTCGCCGACGGCGGCAACCTGATCGTCAGCGGCCAGGACATCGGCTACGACATCGGCGAAACCAACTTCTACCGCGGCGTGCTCAAGACGCAGTTCGTGGCCGATTCGTCGGGCACCACCAAACTCGTCACCAGCGGCGTGCTGGGCAACACCACCTACACCCTCAACGCCGACGGCAGCGCCAAGAACCAGGTCTACCCCGACGTAATCGCCGACATCAGCGGCGCCGTGGTGGCCGGCACCTGGGGCAACGTGGGCGCCACCGCCGGCAGCATCCAGGCCCAGAGCGTCGGCGCCGACAGCAACAAGGCCCGCGCCGAGGCCAAAGGCAACGACCCGCGCGGCCTGATCGACCCGCCCACCACCAGCAGCCGCCGCCAGATGATCGCCCAGGGCGCCAGCGGCAAGGCGGTGCAGCAACCGGCGGTGCGCGCCCAGTCGGCCGGACAGGACGCCGGGGCCATCGTGCTCAACGACGGCGGCCGCTACCGCACCGCCACCCTGGGCTTCGGGCTGGAAGGCCTGACCCCGGCGGCGCGCACAGCGCTGGTCAAGGCCCTCTTCGGCTGGCTGATGCGCTGA
- a CDS encoding sensor histidine kinase gives MPASAEAAPVTLRGRLTLFYTVLLTSLLLLLAVLVLGIMQTRLIGSIKDDLEKNTFGQISRLALPNSSLDPASPLDRLGSALPSDPTLSNLRQSFPNYRIQIEGLVTSIDDLQALMQGSEEQRAEELDFVRFVATKKRLTVGIDPNAPIVLSDDQLSQLLSSPDQGLELTIPTRAAFDDPVPTQVYVQLAEIPSGIAAGDNTVLTQSALIYVGRNLQPTYDTLDRLRSLMLVLFIGGLIISSVGAYLLSGQALRPLRQVQKAAEQIGGQTLSARVPEPDTRDEVQSLAQALNRMLERLEGSFEAQRRFTSDASHELRTPVTAISGHASYLLRRTNPTEGQRESLTIIRSEAERLTGLISSLLELARSDGGVMQLRRQPVLPKLLLGDIARELQPLAQAQNAALKVTGSDEALEADPDRLKQVIINLVSNALKAGASHVELSSRADTGEQHEDGVRLSVTDDGPGIAPEHLEKLFDRFYRVEESRSRDQGGAGLGLAIARSIVDAHGGRIWFESEVGRGTTVNVWLPRGRMELVDDDVA, from the coding sequence TTGCCGGCATCCGCAGAGGCCGCCCCCGTGACGCTGCGCGGGCGGCTGACGCTGTTTTATACCGTGCTGCTGACCTCGTTGCTGCTGCTGCTGGCGGTGTTGGTGCTGGGCATCATGCAGACGCGCCTGATCGGCAGCATCAAGGACGACCTCGAGAAGAATACCTTCGGGCAGATCAGCCGCCTGGCCCTGCCCAACAGCTCGCTCGATCCGGCGAGTCCGCTCGATCGGCTCGGCTCGGCGCTGCCCAGCGACCCGACGCTGTCGAACCTGCGCCAGAGTTTTCCCAATTACCGCATTCAGATCGAGGGGCTGGTCACCAGCATCGACGACCTTCAGGCGCTGATGCAGGGCAGCGAAGAGCAGCGCGCCGAAGAGCTGGATTTCGTGCGCTTCGTGGCGACCAAAAAACGCCTCACCGTCGGCATCGATCCCAACGCCCCGATCGTGCTGAGTGACGACCAGCTCAGCCAGCTGCTGAGTAGCCCCGATCAAGGGCTGGAGCTGACCATTCCCACCCGGGCGGCCTTCGACGACCCGGTACCCACCCAGGTTTACGTGCAGCTGGCCGAGATTCCTTCCGGCATCGCCGCCGGCGACAACACGGTGCTGACCCAGTCGGCCCTGATTTACGTGGGGCGCAACCTGCAACCCACTTACGACACGCTCGACCGCCTGCGTTCCTTGATGCTGGTGCTGTTTATCGGCGGGCTGATCATCAGCAGCGTGGGCGCCTACCTGCTCTCGGGGCAGGCGCTGCGGCCGCTGCGGCAGGTGCAGAAGGCCGCCGAGCAGATCGGGGGACAGACCCTCAGCGCCCGCGTGCCGGAGCCGGACACCCGCGACGAGGTGCAGTCGCTGGCCCAGGCGCTCAACCGCATGCTGGAGCGTCTGGAAGGCTCGTTCGAAGCGCAGCGGCGCTTTACTTCCGACGCCAGCCACGAACTGCGCACGCCGGTCACGGCCATCAGCGGACATGCCAGTTACCTGCTGCGGCGCACCAACCCCACCGAGGGGCAGCGCGAGAGCCTGACCATCATCCGCAGCGAGGCCGAGCGCCTCACCGGGTTGATCAGCAGCCTGCTGGAACTGGCCCGCTCCGACGGCGGGGTGATGCAGCTGCGCCGCCAGCCGGTGCTGCCCAAGCTGCTGCTGGGCGACATCGCCCGCGAGTTGCAACCGCTGGCCCAGGCCCAGAACGCCGCGCTGAAGGTGACCGGCAGCGACGAAGCGCTGGAGGCCGACCCGGACCGGCTTAAGCAGGTGATCATCAATCTGGTCAGCAACGCGCTGAAGGCTGGGGCGAGTCACGTAGAACTCAGCAGCCGCGCCGACACGGGCGAGCAGCACGAAGACGGCGTGCGCCTGAGCGTCACCGACGACGGCCCTGGCATTGCCCCCGAGCACCTCGAAAAGCTCTTTGACCGCTTTTACCGGGTGGAAGAATCGCGCAGCCGCGATCAGGGCGGCGCGGGCCTGGGGCTGGCGATCGCCCGCAGCATCGTGGACGCGCACGGCGGGCGCATCTGGTTCGAGAGCGAAGTGGGGCGCGGCACCACCGTCAACGTCTGGCTGCCGCGTGGCCGGATGGAACTGGTGGACGACGACGTGGCGTGA
- a CDS encoding response regulator transcription factor has protein sequence MERKPLVLVIEDEKDIARFIELELAAEGYATEVAFDGVTGLSKFREVNPDLVILDLMLPVLDGLEVARRVRKTSNTPIIILTAKDGIQDKVEGLDSGADDYLIKPFSIEELLARVRAHLRRVNPAVTGEVRVADLVMNLDGREIFRGGRRVELSAKEFELLELLARNPGKVFSRFEIEEKVWPEYTGGSNVVDVYIGYLRRKLEEGSERRLIHTVRGVGYVLREE, from the coding sequence ATGGAACGCAAGCCCCTGGTTCTCGTTATTGAAGACGAGAAAGACATCGCCCGCTTTATCGAGCTGGAACTGGCCGCCGAAGGCTACGCCACCGAGGTGGCCTTCGACGGCGTGACCGGTTTGTCGAAATTTCGTGAAGTCAACCCGGACCTGGTGATTCTCGATTTGATGCTGCCGGTGCTCGACGGCCTGGAAGTAGCCCGCCGGGTGCGCAAGACCAGCAACACCCCCATCATCATCCTGACCGCCAAAGACGGGATTCAGGACAAGGTCGAGGGCCTGGACTCGGGCGCCGACGACTACCTGATCAAGCCTTTCTCGATCGAGGAACTGCTGGCCCGCGTGCGCGCCCACCTGCGCCGGGTCAATCCGGCGGTGACCGGCGAAGTGCGGGTGGCGGACCTGGTGATGAACCTCGACGGCCGCGAGATTTTCCGGGGCGGGCGGCGGGTCGAGCTGTCGGCCAAGGAGTTCGAGCTGCTCGAACTGCTGGCGCGCAACCCCGGCAAGGTCTTTTCGCGCTTCGAGATCGAGGAAAAGGTCTGGCCCGAGTACACCGGCGGCAGCAACGTGGTGGACGTGTATATCGGCTACCTGCGCCGCAAACTCGAGGAAGGCAGCGAGCGGCGCCTGATTCACACCGTGCGCGGCGTCGGCTACGTGCTGCGCGAGGAATAA
- a CDS encoding glutamate ligase domain-containing protein has product MTALPDYDWLFSRTRQRQLRGPERARALLDALGSPDRTFRSIRVVGTNGKGSTCAMLEAGLLACGVTAGRFTSPHLERFEERIRVGGRELAPERTAAFVAWAREQAQGAAFFDLTLGLACSEFARAGVTWAVMEAGVGGASDGTQALGQVAAVALTNVALDHTAALGPDLESIARDKAGAALGGVPLLTTASGIGLDIAAAVAAERGAPLLTPQSDPALFALPHPPRLTGPHQLGNAQLAAATLRTLGFATGVSAALQAAYPARLERFEVAGKTVLLDGAHNPHAAAALAAAVPQADVLLFGSLARKDTAATLSALLPVAPVYVFTAPGEPASDPQLLAQRHGGEAVEDVGAALERALDRTPRGGTLLVAGSLYLAGAVRSLLGAG; this is encoded by the coding sequence ATGACGGCGCTTCCCGATTACGACTGGCTGTTCTCGCGCACCCGGCAGAGGCAGCTGCGCGGCCCCGAGCGCGCGCGGGCTTTGCTGGACGCGCTCGGCTCGCCGGACCGGACATTTCGGAGCATCCGGGTGGTGGGCACCAACGGCAAGGGCAGCACCTGCGCCATGCTGGAAGCCGGGCTGCTCGCCTGCGGCGTGACGGCCGGGCGCTTTACCAGCCCGCATCTGGAGCGCTTCGAGGAGCGGATTCGCGTCGGCGGGCGGGAACTGGCCCCCGAGCGCACCGCCGCCTTCGTCGCCTGGGCGCGGGAGCAGGCCCAGGGCGCGGCGTTTTTCGACCTGACGCTGGGGCTGGCCTGCTCGGAATTCGCCCGGGCCGGCGTGACCTGGGCGGTGATGGAAGCCGGGGTGGGCGGCGCCTCCGACGGCACCCAGGCGCTCGGGCAGGTGGCGGCGGTGGCCCTGACGAACGTGGCCCTCGACCACACGGCGGCGCTGGGGCCGGACCTGGAAAGTATCGCCCGTGACAAGGCGGGCGCCGCGCTCGGCGGCGTGCCGCTGCTGACCACCGCCAGCGGAATAGGGCTAGACATCGCCGCCGCCGTGGCCGCCGAACGCGGCGCGCCGCTCCTGACGCCGCAGAGCGACCCGGCCCTGTTCGCGCTGCCGCACCCGCCGCGCTTGACGGGGCCGCATCAGCTCGGCAATGCTCAGCTGGCCGCCGCCACCCTGCGGACGCTGGGGTTTGCGACGGGGGTGAGCGCCGCGCTTCAGGCCGCTTATCCGGCCCGCCTGGAACGGTTCGAGGTCGCTGGAAAAACCGTGCTGCTCGACGGCGCCCACAACCCGCACGCCGCCGCCGCGCTGGCCGCCGCCGTGCCGCAGGCCGACGTGCTGCTGTTCGGCTCGCTGGCCCGCAAGGACACCGCCGCCACCTTGTCGGCGCTGCTGCCCGTCGCCCCGGTGTACGTCTTCACCGCGCCGGGTGAGCCGGCCAGCGATCCGCAGCTGCTGGCGCAGCGCCACGGCGGCGAAGCGGTGGAAGATGTGGGTGCCGCCCTGGAGCGGGCGCTGGACCGCACGCCACGGGGCGGCACCCTGCTGGTGGCCGGCAGCCTTTACCTGGCCGGCGCGGTGCGCTCCCTGCTCGGGGCGGGGTGA
- the purE gene encoding 5-(carboxyamino)imidazole ribonucleotide mutase: MGSRSDFATVSGALEVLQQLGVGYEVRVLSAHRTPQLLASYAARAEALNFTAIIAAAGGAAHLPGMLAAFTRVPVLGVPVQSRALSGQDSLLSIVQMPAGIPVATFAIGEAGARNAALFAAAMLATTDAAVRERLDAFRAAQTQKVLDDPHFEGHPQAGER, from the coding sequence ATGGGCAGCCGCAGCGATTTCGCTACCGTAAGCGGCGCCCTGGAGGTGTTGCAGCAGCTCGGCGTGGGCTACGAGGTGCGGGTGCTCTCGGCCCACCGCACGCCGCAGCTGCTTGCCAGCTACGCGGCGCGGGCCGAGGCGCTGAACTTCACCGCCATCATCGCCGCCGCTGGCGGCGCGGCCCACCTGCCCGGCATGCTGGCCGCCTTTACCCGCGTGCCGGTGCTGGGCGTGCCGGTGCAGAGCCGGGCGCTGAGCGGGCAGGACTCGCTGCTGAGTATCGTGCAGATGCCGGCCGGCATTCCGGTGGCGACCTTTGCCATCGGCGAGGCCGGGGCCAGAAACGCCGCCCTGTTCGCCGCCGCCATGCTGGCGACCACCGACGCGGCGGTGCGGGAGCGCCTGGACGCCTTTCGCGCCGCCCAGACCCAGAAGGTGCTGGACGATCCCCACTTCGAGGGCCACCCGCAGGCGGGCGAGCGGTGA
- the purK gene encoding 5-(carboxyamino)imidazole ribonucleotide synthase → MLALTAVPLGVRVVVLEPDPQAPARVCAEHLQAAYTDEAGLERLAACDAVTLEFENVPLEALAYLEGRVPVRPAGALLERSKHRAREKDALRAAGAATAPFKVIASEADLTGALAEVGGRGVLKTSELGYDGKGQVRVSHEAELLPAWEALGRLPCVLEGWVDFTREVSLGVARTAGGELAFGGLTENVHRNGVLRRSLYLPGDPAEAQARALARAVAERWNLEGLLTLEFFELPGGELLVNEVAPRVHNSGHLTQDGGGLSQFEAQVRAALGWPLHDFAPLLPCAMVNILGWPEDHEPDWPGILALEGARLHLYGKAHKPGRKLGHVNLAAPNEAVLRGRLAELEQLIP, encoded by the coding sequence ATGCTGGCGCTGACCGCCGTCCCGCTGGGCGTGCGGGTGGTGGTGCTGGAGCCCGACCCGCAGGCCCCCGCCCGCGTCTGCGCCGAGCACCTTCAGGCCGCGTATACCGACGAGGCCGGCCTGGAGCGCCTGGCTGCGTGCGACGCCGTGACCCTGGAATTCGAGAACGTGCCGCTGGAAGCGCTGGCCTACCTGGAAGGCCGGGTGCCGGTGCGTCCGGCCGGGGCGCTGCTGGAGCGCAGCAAGCACCGCGCCCGCGAGAAAGACGCGCTGCGCGCGGCCGGTGCGGCCACCGCGCCGTTCAAGGTGATCGCCAGCGAGGCCGACCTGACCGGCGCGCTGGCCGAGGTCGGCGGGCGCGGCGTCCTCAAGACCTCCGAACTCGGCTACGACGGCAAGGGGCAGGTGCGGGTCAGCCATGAGGCTGAGCTTCTTCCCGCCTGGGAAGCGCTGGGCCGCCTGCCCTGCGTGCTGGAAGGCTGGGTGGATTTCACCCGCGAGGTCAGCCTGGGGGTGGCCCGCACCGCTGGGGGCGAGCTGGCCTTCGGCGGCCTCACCGAGAATGTTCACCGAAATGGCGTGCTGAGGCGCAGCTTATATCTGCCCGGCGACCCGGCCGAGGCCCAGGCCCGAGCGCTGGCCCGCGCCGTGGCCGAGCGCTGGAACCTCGAAGGACTGCTGACGCTGGAATTCTTCGAGCTCCCAGGCGGTGAGCTGCTGGTCAACGAGGTCGCGCCCCGCGTGCACAACAGCGGCCACCTCACCCAGGACGGCGGCGGCCTTAGCCAGTTCGAAGCCCAGGTGCGCGCCGCGCTGGGCTGGCCGCTGCACGACTTCGCGCCGCTGCTGCCGTGCGCGATGGTCAACATCCTGGGCTGGCCGGAAGACCACGAACCCGACTGGCCGGGCATCCTGGCGCTGGAGGGCGCCCGGCTTCACCTCTACGGCAAGGCCCACAAACCGGGCCGCAAGCTGGGTCACGTCAATCTGGCGGCGCCGAACGAAGCGGTCCTGCGCGGCAGGCTGGCCGAACTCGAACAGCTGATTCCCTGA